A window from Triticum aestivum cultivar Chinese Spring chromosome 6D, IWGSC CS RefSeq v2.1, whole genome shotgun sequence encodes these proteins:
- the LOC123142601 gene encoding atherin-like, with amino-acid sequence MARCRVSVGFIPSSPPRPSAPRPSLAVLGTTSPPRWSTRGPPPAAAAPVRRPTTSSAALPTPTRGTTAQPRRSDQPLEAQAATISTSSASTSLAIAARRPHHRLYGDAPEPLPSLSRYGPLHQPDPSTSGAAFACLRHLRQNLFGPMISGSMDKCDP; translated from the exons ATGGCTAGGTGTAGGGTTAGCGTCGGCTTCATCCCCAGTTCCCCACCCCGCCCCTCAGCTCCTCGGCCATCGCTCGCCGTCCTCGGCACCACCTCGCCGCCGCGCTGGTCCACCCGTGGTCCTCCACCGGCCGCTGCAGCCCCTGTACGCCGCCCGACGACCTCCTCCGCTGCCCTCCCTACCCCGACCAGGGGCACAACCGCGCAGCCGCGCCGGTCAGACCAGCCACTGGAGGCCCAAGCAGCCACCATCTCCACCTCGTCGGCCAGCACATCTCTAGCAATCGCTGCTCGCCGCCCCCACCATCGGCTGTACGGCGACGCCCCTGAGCCCCTGCCTTCCCTATCGCGCTATGGACCCTTGCATCAGCCAGATCCGAGCACCTCCGGGGCCGCCTTCGCATGTCTTCGGCACCTCCGCCAGAACCTCTTCGGCCCCAT GATTTCAGGGAGTATGGACAAATGTGATCCTTAA